In Saccharomyces eubayanus strain FM1318 chromosome XV, whole genome shotgun sequence, a single window of DNA contains:
- the APE4 gene encoding aspartyl aminopeptidase produces MFRIQLRTMSSKTAKNDYPKEFVNFLNSSHSPYHAVHNIKEHLVSKGFKELSERESWADEVALKGKYFVTRNSSSIIAFAVGGKWKPGNAIAITGAHTDSPVLRIKPISKRVSEKYLQVGVECYGGAIWHSWFDKDLGVAGRVFVKDAKTGKSIARLVDLNKPLLKIPTLAIHLDRDVNQKFEFNRESQLLPIGGLQKDNTEASPAKETDESGFSSIKTIVERHHKELLELVAKELAIDAIEDIEDFELILYDHNASTLGGFHDEFVFSGRLDNLTSCFTSMHGLTLAADTEIDQESGIRLMACFDHEEIGSSSAQGADSNFLPNILERLTILKGDGSDVSKPLPNSSILETSSKSFFLSSDVAHAIHPNYASKYEGQHKPLLGSGPVIKINANQRYMTNSPGLVLVKRLADAAKVPLQLFVVANDSPCGSTIGPILASKTGIRTLDLGNPLLSMHSIRETAGSADLEYQIKLFKEFFERYSSIESEIVV; encoded by the coding sequence ATGTTCAGGATACAATTAAGAACTATGTCAAGCAAAACAGCTAAAAACGATTACCCAAAGGAGTTTgtaaatttcttgaacagCTCTCATTCCCCCTACCATGCCGTCcataatatcaaagaacATTTAGTGTCTAAGGGGTTTAAAGAGTTGAGCGAACGTGAATCGTGGGCTGATGAAGTCGCACTCAAAGGCAAGTACTTTGTAACAAGGAACAGTTCTTCTATTATTGCTTTTGCTGTTGGTGGGAAATGGAAACCCGGCAACGCCATAGCCATCACCGGTGCTCACACTGATTCTCCCGTATTGAGGATCAAACCTATCTCCAAAAGGGTCAGTGAGAAGTATCTGCAAGTGGGAGTGGAATGCTATGGTGGGGCCATCTGGCATTCGTGGTTTGATAAGGATCTGGGCGTCGCTGGTAGAGTCTTCGTAAAGGACGCCAAAACTGGCAAATCCATTGCCAGGTTGGTAGATCTAAACAAACCATTGTTAAAAATCCCTACTTTGGCTATCCATTTGGATAGAGACGTGAACCagaaatttgaattcaacAGGGAATCTCAATTGCTACCAATTGGTGGCCTACAAAAGGATAATACTGAAGCTTCTCCTGCAAAAGAGACCGATGAGTCTGGCTTCTCCTCTATTAAAACAATAGTGGAAAGACACCATAAAGAACTATTGGAGTTAGTTGCCAAGGAACTGGCCATTGATGCAATTGAAGATATCGAAGACTTCGAGTTGATTCTTTACGATCATAACGCGTCCACCCTCGGTGGCTTCCACGACGAATTTGTCTTTTCAGGGAGACTGGATAATTTGACTTCTTGTTTCACATCAATGCATGGTTTGACGTTGGCAGCCGACACAGAAATCGATCAAGAATCAGGTATTCGGTTGATGGCGTGCTTTGATCATGAGGAGATAGGTTCGTCTTCTGCTCAAGGGGCAGATTCCAACTTCTTGCCTAACATCTTGGAAAGATTGACCATTTTGAAAGGGGACGGTTCTGATGTATCTAAACCATTGCCTAACTCATCGATTTTGGAAACCTCTTCCAAATCGTTCTTCCTATCTTCTGACGTCGCTCACGCAATTCATCCAAATTATGCAAGCAAATACGAAGGTCAACACAAACCACTATTGGGCAGTGGTCCCGTCATCAAGATAAATGCTAACCAGCGTTACATGACCAATTCACCTGGCCTAGTCCTGGTGAAAAGACTAGCAGACGCCGCTAAAGTTCCTCTGCAGCTGTTTGTCGTTGCAAACGACTCTCCATGTGGTTCCACAATCGGTCCTATCTTAGCGTCCAAGACAGGTATCAGGACTTTGGATTTGGGTAATCCCTTGTTAAGTATGCATTCTATTAGAGAAACCGCTGGTTCTGCCGATTTGGAATACCAAATCAAATTATTTAAGGAGTTCTTCGAGCGCTATTCTTCTATAGAATCCGAGATTGTTGTATAA
- the BZZ1 gene encoding Bzz1p, with product MSADLSIGNEIKDAFKETHKWVQNNLKWLKDIEQFYRERAKLEKEYSEKLSRLSADYFNKKSSTTVPISVGDTPATTPGSVEAAGVVAWNEILSQTDMISKDHDQLSSDFENHLANQLSGLFTKLDMTLSKIAGFNDDMVNKKDNIYHELEKAKKDYDESCSTMEMARNKCTKASNDRNKKKLNEKEVEMNKCKNEYLIKINQANRTKDKYYFQDVPEVLDLLQDVNEAKTLFLNDLWLKAASVEKDLGTRVSKRLQTADSVVKQNKPSLNTAIFIKHNLKSWKEPQDFTYKPSPVWHDDEKFAVPSTLEVEDLRVKLAKAENDYNLLQDKTQNELSRLSALNKIKHEMKTNEDSVNAVKFYDTLKNYLTVISPFTSHETLKLQAEVQIESIQNNVPEEYDLSTDNIDLSKMKKKSGIFSKLKHNILNVDSRPSSGGNATSGNGGPLHITNLFNTSRRTRLGAASSKAGEDGENTSIYTSETSTTTKTTHTSNEDGGNKVLYAYTKQDDDEISISPGDKISLVTRDSGSGWTKINNDSTGETGLVPTTYVRISNADGGGTANGRGPAPEVPPPRRTALPVRTLEAAYAYEAKGDDEMSIDVGDVITVIRGDDGSGWTYGECDGLKGLFPTSYCK from the coding sequence atgagcGCAGATTTATCTATTGGtaatgaaattaaagatGCGTTTAAGGAAACCCATAAATGGGttcaaaataatttgaaatgGTTAAAGGATATTGAGCAGTTCTATCGAGAAAGGGCtaaattagaaaaagagtatagtgaaaaattatctcGCTTATCGGCTGACTACTTCAATAAGAAATCTTCAACCACGGTCCCTATCTCGGTGGGTGATACACCTGCCACCACACCGGGTTCCGTTGAAGCTGCCGGAGTGGTAGCATGGAATGAAATTTTATCCCAAACCGATATGATTTCCAAGGACCATGATCAATTATCTTCggattttgaaaaccattTAGCAAATCAATTGAGTGGGTTGTTCACTAAGCTTGATATGACGTTGAGCAAGATTGCTGGTTTTAACGATGATATGGTAAACAAAAAGGATAACATTTACCATGAGTTGGAAAAGGCCAAGAAAGACTATGACGAATCTTGTTCCACCATGGAAATGGCAAGAAACAAATGCACTAAAGCTTCTAATgatagaaataaaaaaaagttaaatgaaaaagaggTGGAAATGAATAAGTGTAAAAACGAATACTTGATTAAGATCAATCAGGCAAATAGGACCAAGGATAAGtattattttcaagatGTTCCTGAAGTGCTAGATCTTCTACAAGACGTGAATGAAGCAAAaactcttttcttgaatgatCTGTGGCTGAAAGCGGCTTCTGTTGAAAAGGATTTAGGTACAAGAGTTAGCAAAAGGTTACAGACTGCTGATTCTGTAGTAAAGCAGAATAAACCCTCTCTGAATACGGCAATTTTTATTAAGcataatttgaaaagttggAAAGAGCCACAAGACTTTACGTATAAACCATCACCAGTATGGCACGACGATGAGAAATTTGCAGTCCCATCCACATTGGAGGTTGAAGACTTGAGAGTTAAGTTGGCAAAAGCGGAGAATGACTACAATCTATTGCAAGATAAGACTCAAAACGAGTTGTCTAGACTTTCCGCCTTAAACAAGATAAAACATGAGATGAAAACTAACGAAGATTCCGTCAATGCGGTTAAGTTTTACGACACGTTAAAGAACTACTTAACTGTTATTTCTCCCTTTACTTCGCACGAGACTTTGAAACTGCAAGCCGAGGTGCAGATTGAAAGTATTCAGAACAATGTTCCTGAGGAATACGATCTATCCACGGATAATATTGATTTATccaaaatgaagaagaagtccGGAATATTCAGTAAGCTTAAGCATAACATCCTGAACGTTGATTCGAGGCCTTCAAGCGGCGGAAATGCTACGAGTGGCAACGGAGGACCTCTACATATAACCAACCTTTTCAATACATCGAGAAGAACAAGACTAGGTGCTGCATCCAGCAAAGCTGGTGAAGATGGAGAGAACACTTCCATTTACACTAGCGAAACCAGCACCACGACAAAAACCACACACACTTCCAACGAAGATGGTGGGAATAAAGTATTGTACGCATATACAAAGcaagatgatgatgaaattagTATTTCGCCAGGTGACAAAATTTCATTGGTTACACGGGATTCAGGTTCCGGATGGACTAAGATAAATAACGACAGTACTGGTGAAACGGGGCTTGTACCCACTACATATGTTCGCATTTCTAATGCGGATGGGGGAGGCACAGCTAATGGCAGGGGCCCTGCTCCAGAAGTGCCACCACCAAGAAGAACCGCGCTGCCCGTCAGGACATTAGAAGCCGCGTATGCGTATGAGGCAAAAGGTGATGATGAGATGTCGATTGATGTGGGGGACGTTATAACCGTCATTAGAGGCGATGATGGCAGCGGGTGGACGTATGGTGAGTGTGATGGTCTGAAAGGGTTATTTCCAACAAGTTATTGTAAATAA
- the DMA1 gene encoding ubiquitin-conjugating protein DMA1, which translates to MSINTAPSSPPSQASPAAAAAAAAAASHDHTKFNNPIRLPISISLTINDTLNHSSNNNGGTNGLGILPSRTATSLAMVNGNSVNAATAAAAAATETSAVPAVASTKSIRHFVYPPNQVNQIDFSLDIHPPPNTSLPERIDQPTLKHRMDKHGLFSIRLTPFIDTSSSSSANQGLFFDPIIRTAGAGSQIIIGRYTERVREAISKIPDQYHPVVFKSKVISRTHGCFKVDDQGNWFLKDVKSSSGTFLNHQRLSSASTTSSDHLLHDGDIIQLGMDFRGGTEEIYRCVKMKIELNKSWKLKANAFNKEALNRIKNLQKLTTGLEQEDCSICLNKIKPCQAIFISPCAHSWHFHCVRRLVILSYPQFMCPNCRSNCDLEATLESESESESEFESENESDIEMNIDMDTNNNLGVRLID; encoded by the coding sequence ATGTCCATCAATACTGCCCCCTCGTCGCCCCCCAGCCAGGCGTCTCccgcagcagcagcagcagccgctgctgctgcttcgCACGACCACACCAAATTTAATAATCCCATCAGATTGCCGATATCCATCTCTCTCACCATTAACGATACGCTTAATCACAGCAGCAATAACAATGGCGGTACCAATGGTTTGGGCATTTTGCCCTCGCGCACGGCTACTTCTTTGGCCATGGTGAACGGTAACAGTGTCAATGCTGCtactgctgctgctgccgccGCCACAGAGACAAGTGCAGTCCCCGCTGTGGCCAGCACGAAGAGTATCCGCCATTTCGTGTATCCTCCAAACCAAGTAAACCAGATCGACTTCTCGTTAGACATACACCCCCCACCAAACACCTCGCTGCCCGAGCGGATAGACCAGCCCACTTTGAAACACAGAATGGACAAGCACGGGCTCTTCAGCATCAGGCTGACCCCTTTTATAGACACgtcatcctcttcttcagccAACCAGGGTCTTTTCTTCGACCCCATCATAAGAACCGCGGGCGCAGGCTCGCAGATAATTATTGGAAGGTATACCGAGAGAGTAAGAGAGGCCATTTCCAAGATCCCGGATCAGTATCATCCAGTGGTCTTCAAATCCAAAGTAATATCACGGACCCATGGCTGTTTCAAAGTCGATGATCAGGGCAACTGGTTCTTAAAGGACGTCAAGTCCTCCAGTGGAACGTTTCTGAACCACCAACGCTTGTCGTCGGCCTCCACTACCTCCAGCGACCACCTTCTACACGATGGCGACATCATACAGCTTGGCATGGACTTTCGCGGCGGCACAGAAGAGATATATCGATGTGTCAAGATGAAAATCGAACTGAACAAGTCCTGGAAGCTGAAGGCCAATGCATTTAACAAAGAGGCTTTGAACCGAATAAAAAACCTGCAAAAACTAACCACGGGTctagaacaagaagactGCTCCATTTGCctaaacaaaatcaaacctTGCCAAGCCATTTTCATATCTCCATGCGCTCATAGTTGGCATTTCCATTGTGTGAGAAGACTAGTAATTTTAAGCTATCCTCAATTCATGTGCCCCAACTGTAGATCGAACTGTGACTTAGAAGCCACTCTAGAATCCGAATCTGAATCTGAATCTGAATTCGAATCCGAAAACGAGTCAGACATCGAGATGAATATCGACATGGATACGAATAACAATTTAGGCGTTCGCTTAATAGATTAA
- the COX23 gene encoding Cox23p — MGTNMSNTTTTTTTNDSSDSSDNSAPPTQPTSRGPVTDRTKVNYVPQSNDPSSFQYYPDDPENPVNKYKFALKGDSQYYDPCEESSKLSFQCLERNGYDRTKCQDYFDAYRECKKQWLTARRNNRQQWE, encoded by the coding sequence ATGGGAACCAACATGAGCaacaccaccaccaccaccaccacgAACGACAGCAGTGACAGCAGCGACAACTCGGCACCTCCAACACAGCCGACGTCCAGGGGACCCGTCACGGATAGAACCAAGGTCAACTACGTTCCTCAGAGCAACGACCCGTCGTCGTTCCAGTACTATCCAGACGATCCGGAGAACCCGGTCAATAAGTACAAGTTCGCGCTCAAGGGCGATAGTCAGTATTACGATCCCTGCGAGGAGTCTTCCAAGCTCAGCTTTCAGTGCCTCGAGCGCAACGGCTACGACCGGACTAAGTGCCAGGACTACTTCGATGCGTACCGCGAGTGCAAGAAGCAATGGCTCACAGCCAGGCGGAACAACAGGCAGCAGTGGGAGTGA
- the TOM71 gene encoding protein channel TOM71: MAENSFSKFIARNKLAIVATVSAGTAAVGAYVYYHQLKQQQQQQQQQSKGTKDRQRQGEVCPGQDEDEVELKEDGSSTAGSNKKKKKNKRKRKNKLKSAEEFEYPLLPDGEPDMDRLRGLAVPQRQAFAVQLKDKGNHFFAGKNFDDAIKYYQYAIELDPNDPVFYSNISACYISTGDLDKVVEYTTRALEIKPDHSKALLRRASANESLGNFTDAMFDLSVLSLNGDFDGTSIEPMLERNLNKQAMKVLNESLTKNGDDKDSQILPSNTSLASFFGIFNPDLETSRVNTSSVLDSASATLSEALQSLYSATREGYLIADDLLTKATDAYHSLICANKEDSAIRENAALAFCYAGIFQFLKNDLLNAQALLQEAINLHPTPNSYVFMALTVADKENSQEFFKYFQNAIDLDPEYPPTYYHRGQMYFILQDYTNAKLDFQKAQSLNPGNVYPYIQLACLLYKQDKFSEAESLFNEAKLKFPILPEVPTFYAEILTDKGDFNTAIKQYDIAKRLEEVQKKIHVGIGPLIGKATILARQSSQDPTQLDEEKFNMAIDLLTKACELDPRSEQAKIGLAQLELQMEKIDVAIKLFQESATLARTMDEKLQATTFAEAAKIQKRLRADPIISAKMEQTLANYRAQGMI, translated from the coding sequence ATGGCCGAAAACTCGTTCTCGAAGTTCATCGCAAGGAACAAGCTAGCCATTGTGGCCACAGTCTCTGCGGGGACCGCTGCCGTAGGTGCCTACGTGTATTACCATCAGCTCaagcaacagcagcagcagcagcaacagcaatcGAAGGGCACTAAGGACCGCCAGCGCCAGGGAGAGGTATGTCCTGGCCAGGACGAAGACGAGGTAGAATTGAAGGAGGACGGCAGCTCCACTGCTGGTagcaacaagaagaagaagaagaacaaacggaagaggaagaataAGCTCAAATCAGCGGAAGAGTTCGAGTACCCCCTCTTGCCTGACGGCGAGCCCGACATGGACCGATTAAGAGGTCTAGCCGTCCCACAGAGGCAGGCGTTTGCCGTGCAGTTGAAAGACAAAGGTAATCACTTCTTCGCCGGTAAAAACTTCGACGATGCCATCAAGTACTACCAGTACGCCATCGAGCTGGACCCGAACGACCCGGTGTTCTACTCTAACATATCTGCCTGCTACATTTCCACGGGCGATCTGGACAAAGTCGTGGAGTACACTACAAGGGCGCTCGAAATAAAGCCTGACCATTCCAAGGCCCTGTTGAGACGTGCGTCCGCTAACGAGTCGCTGGGGAATTTTACCGACGCCATGTTCGACCTGTCTGTTCTGTCCCTCAACGGGGACTTTGATGGGACCTCCATTGAACCCATGCTGGAAAGGAACTTGAACAAGCAGGCAATGAAAGTGCTAAACGAAAGCCTAACCAAGAACGGCGACGACAAGGACTCGCAAATACTACCTTCCAACACGTCTTTAGCATCGTTCTTTGGAATCTTCAACCCTGACTTGGAAACTTCTCGTGTCAACACCAGTTCGGTTCTGGACAGTGCCAGCGCCACGTTGTCGGAGGCCTTGCAAAGCTTATATTCCGCTACAAGGGAAGGCTATCTGATAGCAGACGATCTTCTTACAAAGGCCACAGATGCATACCATTCTCTGATCTGTGCCAACAAGGAGGATTCCGCTATAAGGGAAAATGCTGCATTAGCCTTTTGCTACGCAGgcattttccaattcttgaaaaatgatcTGTTGAATGCTCAAGCTCTCTTGCAAGAAGCCATCAACCTGCATCCAACCCCAAATTCGTACGTGTTCATGGCTTTGACCGTGGCCGATAAGGAGAACTCTCAAGAGTTTTTCAAGTACTTTCAAAATGCAATCGACTTGGACCCTGAGTACCCGCCCACTTATTACCATCGCGGCCAAATGTACTTTATCCTACAGGATTACACCAATGCTAAATTAGATTTCCAAAAGGCCCAAAGCTTAAACCCTGGGAATGTCTACCCCTACATCCAATTGGCTTGTTTGTTGTACAAGCAAGATAAGTTTTCCGAAGCTGAgtctcttttcaatgaggcaaaattgaaattccCCATTTTACCTGAAGTACCCACTTTTTACGCTGAGATCTTGACCGATAAAGGCGACTTCAATACTGCGATCAAACAATACGACATTGCCAAAAGGTTAGAGGAAgtgcaaaagaaaatacacGTAGGTATTGGGCCCTTGATTGGTAAGGCCACTATCCTAGCCAGACAGTCTTCTCAAGACCCAACCCAActagatgaagaaaagtttaATATGGCCATCGATCTATTGACTAAAGCATGTGAATTGGATCCAAGATCCGAACAGGCCAAGATTGGTCTAGCCCAACTAGAGTTgcaaatggaaaagattgACGTTGCCATCAAATTGTTTCAGGAGTCGGCAACTTTGGCAAGAACCATGGATGAAAAACTGCAAGCAACTACATTTGCTGAAGCCGCGAAGATACAAAAGCGTTTGAGAGCAGATCCAATCATTAGCGCAAAGATGGAGCAAACATTGGCCAATTATAGGGCTCAAGGAATGATTTAG
- the ORC6 gene encoding origin recognition complex subunit 6: protein MSMRQVQRCVSEVLRLDPQEKPDWSRGYLKKLTNATSILYNTSLNKVMLKQDEEVARCHICAYIASQKMNEKHMPDLGYYMDNIPLEPKKAKHLMSLFRQSLSNSSPMKQFAWTPSPKKNKRSPVKNGDRFTSSDPKELRKQLFGTPTKVGQSEKSDLPIIPELPPAQHFESPSTTRRKLAFEEEEEEDDDEEEAATADNDSSSKGHNIKTTFVKDDADTDDYDNNESDFGSEEEMSGVQENKRRNAKQVKKIRKPQSELKTAKALRKRGRVPNSLLAKKYCKMTTEEIIRLCNDFELPREVAYQIVDEYNINASRLVCPWQLVCGLVLNCTFIVFNERRRKDPRIDHFIISKMCGLMLTPKADDVIECVKLVKELIIGEKWFRDLQIKFDDFDGIKYSEIIFRKLGSMLQTTNILVTDDQYNIWKKRIELDLALTEPL from the coding sequence ATGTCTATGCGACAGGTTCAACGTTGCGTTTCGGAGGTGCTTCGACTGGATCcacaagaaaaaccagaTTGGTCTAGGGGttatttaaagaaattgactAATGCGACCTCGATCCTATACAATACTTCACTGAATAAAGTGATGCTGaaacaagatgaagaagtagCGAGATGCCACATATGTGCGTACATAGCATCACAGAAAATGAACGAGAAACACATGCCTGACCTGGGCTATTACATGGACAATATTCCCTTAGAGCCAAAAAAGGCCAAACATTTAATGAGTCTTTTCAGGCAAAGCTTGTCTAATTCGTCACCCATGAAGCAGTTTGCATGGACACCGAGTcccaaaaagaataagcGAAGTCCTGTGAAGAATGGTGACAGGTTTACTTCCTCTGATCCTAAAGAATTGAGGAAACAGCTGTTCGGCACACCGACTAAAGTTGGCCAAAGTGAAAAGAGTGATTTACCAATTATACCAGAGCTGCCACCGGCACAACACTTCGAATCGCCGTCCactacaagaagaaaactggcatttgaagaagaagaagaagaagatgatgatgaagaagaagcagcaacagcagaCAATGATTCGTCATCGAAAGGCCATAATATAAAGACCACTTTTGTAAAAGATGATGCAGATACCGATGATTATGACAACAATGAAAGCGATTTTGGGAGTGAAGAAGAGATGTCGGGCGTGCAGGAGAACAAGAGGAGAAACGCCAAACaagtcaaaaaaatcagaaaacCCCAATCCGAATTGAAAACAGCAAAGGCATTGAGGAAAAGAGGTAGAGTTCCAAATTCATTGTTAGCGAAGAAATATTGCAAGATGACCACAGAAGAAATAATACGATTATgcaatgattttgaactCCCAAGAGAAGTAGCGTATCAAATTGTGGATGAGTACAATATAAACGCGTCAAGATTGGTTTGTCCATGGCAATTGGTATGCGGGCTAGTATTAAATTGCACATTTATTGTATTCAATGAAAGAAGACGCAAAGACCCGCGTATTGACCATTTCATCATTAGCAAGATGTGCGGATTGATGCTGACGCCTAAAGCGGATGATGTGATTGAATGTGTCAAGCTGGTAAAAGAATTAATCATTGGTGAAAAATGGTTTAGAGATCTACAAATTAagtttgatgattttgacgGTATCAAATACAGTGAGATTATTTTTAGGAAGCTAGGATCGATGCTACAAACCACTAATATTTTGGTTACCGATGATCAATACAAtatttggaagaaaagaatcgAATTGGATTTGGCATTGACGGAACCTTTATAG